One Glycine max cultivar Williams 82 chromosome 4, Glycine_max_v4.0, whole genome shotgun sequence DNA segment encodes these proteins:
- the LOC113001417 gene encoding sterol 3-beta-glucosyltransferase UGT80B1-like — MEQWDYKRHVHVAEALGVPLHIFFTMPWTPTYEFPHPLERVPQSASYWLSYIIVDLLIWWGMRRIINKFRKTTLKLAPIAYFSMYRGSISHLPTSYMWSPHVVPKPSDWGPLVDVVGFCFLSLASKYQPREDFVHVDSRRTTSISKH; from the exons ATGGAACAATGGGACTACAAGA GACATGTACATGTTGCTGAGGCCCTTGGGGTGCCCCTCCATATCTTCTTCACAATGCCCTGGAC GCCAACATATGAGTTCCCCCACCCTTTGGAACGTGTTCCTCAAAGTGCCAGTTATTGG CTGTCCTATATAATTGTGGATCTACTAATATGGTGGGGAATGCGAAGAATTATCAATAAATTCAGGAAAACAACACTGAAGCTTGCTCCTATTGCATACTTCAGTATGTATCGTGGATCAATATCTCATTTACCGACTAGCTACATGTGGAGTCCTCATGTTGTTCCAAAACCAAGTG ACTGGGGCCCTTTAGTTGATGTTGTTGGTTTTTGTTTCTTGAGCCTTGCATCAAAGTATCAACCCCGCGAAGATTTTGTCCATGTTGATTCAAGAAGGACCACCTCTATATCAAAACATTAA
- the LOC102665732 gene encoding uncharacterized protein: protein MGNFVEERWEWKLTWRRNFFDHEIDMVANFIADIESSNINHSNRDFLCWKSDPNGLYSTKSAYKVLQEGHASAIEDRVLNIMWSLKIPPRASAFSWRLFKNRLPTRDNLRRRQVSMHTYSCPLCDLEEESVNHLFFNCSKTRSLWWEPMRWVNRVGPFPTDPKNHFLQFSQWNRLSYTVKRWEFLWIALSVSIWHHRNGMIFNNQPFNPEKVMDEALFHTWS from the coding sequence ATGGGGAATTTTGTGGAAGAGAGATGGGAATGGAAGCTAACATGGAGAAGGAACTTTTTTGACCATGAAATTGACATGGTAGCTAATTTTATAGCTGACATCGAGTCAAGCAACATCAATCACTCCAACAGGGATTTCCTTTGTTGGAAGTCTGATCCTAATGGCCTATATTCCACAAAGTCTGCTTACAAAGTGCTGCAGGAGGGTCATGCTAGTGCTATTGAGGACAGGGTTCTTAACATCATGTGGAGTCTAAAAATTCCCCCAAGAGCTAGTGCTTTTTCATGGAGATTATTCAAGAACAGACTCCCTACTAGGGATAATCTTAGAAGGAGGCAAGTGTCAATGCATACATATAGTTGCCCCTTATGTGACCTTGAAGAAGAATCTGTCAATCATCTTTTTTTCAACTGCTCCAAGACTAGGAGTCTCTGGTGGGAGCCTATGAGATGGGTTAATAGAGTGGGTCCCTTCCCCACTGACCCAAAGAATCATTTTCTGCAATTCTCTCAGTGGAATAGGCTAAGCTACACAGTCAAGAGATGGGAATTTCTCTGGATAGCTTTGTCAGTGTCCATTTGGCACCACAGAAATGGCATGATTTTCAATAATCAGCCTTTTAATCCAGAAAAGGTCATGGATGAGGCTCTATTCCACACCTGGTCCTAG